The Leifsonia poae region TGGCCGGCCTGATGTCGCTCCTCGCCCGCGACCCCGAGCTGGCCGGAGCCGTCAACTCGGCGATCGTCGACCCCCGCGCCGCCGTCAACCGCCTGTTCATGCGGCGCGCGATCGAACGCGGCGAGATCTCCCCTGATGCGGACATCGAGACTCTCGCCCTCATCTCCCCGTCGATGGCGGCCTACCGCGTGCTGATCCTGCGTAAACCCGTCGACCGGGCCTTCCTCATCTCCCTCATCGACGGCGTCCTCCTCCCCGCCGTCGGCCTCAGCCCACATCCCGAGCCCCTCCCCACACCGGCCTCCTGACCCCCACCCGCCGCCCCTCGGAGGAGGGGCGGCGGATGGGAGGCGGAGGTGCGTCAGAGCTTTTGCACGGCAACGTCGTCGATCTGCTCCCAGGCGGTCGAACCGGGACCCCAGAACCCGATGTGCAGGAGCACGGTCGTGTTGCTCCCGGTCTGGAACGTGACGACGTATCACGTGTAGACGCCGCCGCTGGTGCCGTGATGCACCTCGTTGAGGACCGTATTGCTTGTCGTCTTGGCACCCAGCCAGGCATTGTCGACGTTCGACGAGTTCCGCACCCAGACGGTCATCCGATAGGTCGAGTTCGCCGAGACGGCCACGGACTGTCGCAGCGCACCCCACGCCGTACTGGTGGTGCTCGACACCCAACCGTCGTCGGCGCCGCTGTGGGATTTGCCGGCGGCGACATCCACGCCGGTGCTGAGCGAGCCGTCGGAGTACCAGGGGGTCGAACTCGTGGTGATCGCGGTCTGGGTCTCGAAGCCGCCGTCGGAGACGACCGTCGTGCCCGGTGTTGTCGGCTGCTGCCACTCCATCGCACCCATATCGGTGGCGAGCCCGACCAGCACCGGGTTGCCCAGCAGATCCGTCGATGAGGCGGAGGCGGCCCCGTTGTCGATCGCCGCACTGGTGGCGGTGAGGCTGAGATCGTGGTTCGCAAGGTCCGTGAACGCGGGCGAGCCGACCAGGTCGCCGACGCCGAGTGCGTAGCGGTGCGCGGAGTCGGCGCCGATGCCCACGGTGCTGGTGTAGAGGTTGTGGTCGCGCGGGAAGTCGAAGAACGACAGCCAGGCGCCCGTCACCGAGAAGATGTTGTTGCGGAGCGTGAGCCAGCTCGCGCTGGGCGCGGGCCCGGCCTGACGGTAGTAGTACTGGTCGATCAGGCGAGAGCTGTCATGGGTGCGCACGACCGTGTTGTTCAGGGCGAGGTACCCGCTGGGGGTCGTCGTCGTGTCCCACGCGATGAACTGCTGGTAGTCGTCACTGACGTTGTAGCTCAGGGTGACGTTCGAGGAGTGCGTCTCCGTGACCTCGAGAAACCCCTGCGAGCCGCGCGAGTAATTGTGGCTGATGGTGATGTCGTTCTTGTCGAAGAGGAACCCCTCGATCTCGACCGCTCCGCCGTCGGCGCCGTAGGGGCTGTCGGTACTGCGGCAGTTGATGAAGTCGTTCGAGGTCACCTGCACACCGCTGTTGTCGACGCTCACCCCCAACGCCCCGTACGACGTCTGCGAGCCGCTGTCGAGGCCCCGGTAGGCGATGCGGAGGTTCTGGAAGGTGTTGTGGTCGACCCGGCTGTTCGCGCCGTAGGTTTTGACGCCGACCCCCACATCCGAGAACGTGCTGTCCTGCACGAGGGAGTTCGAGCCGTTCGCGGTGATCGCGACGGCGCCGCTGAGCTCGTACTTCGGCCCGCTGATTCCCTTGCCGTCCGCGTTGTCGAAGACGGCCCCGTTCGTGAAGGCGAGATTCGACACTTGGAGGTACGGGGCGTCGAGCACCAGCATGTTCCACTGCCCGGGATTCGTCAGGATCGGCTGGGCCCCATCGCCGTAAGCGGTGAACGCGATCGGTGCCGCGGCGGTTCCGGCACTGCTGATCGTGGCTGATCCCGTGAACGTCTCTCCCCGTTCGAAGGCGACGACATCGCCGGGGACGAACGTACCGGACCCGACGCGGGCGAGCGATTTCCAGGCGAGGGCCGGGCTCGTGCCGCTGTTGATGTCGCTCCCGGACGTGGAGTCGACATAGTAGATGTGACCGCCCGGGCCGGCGGCAGGGGTGCCCGTCGTGGTGATGCGTGCCCCGGTTTGCGGCGAGAGGGGGTCGGCGTGAGCCGGCGACGGCGCACTGACGGCCACGGCGGCGAGTGCAGTGACGGCCAGGGCGACGAGGAGTGTCCGCGTTCGCAGAGCACTCCGTTCGAGTGTGAGGATCATTGCTTCTCCTTCGTCTTCAGCGATCGGCACCGTCGTCGGAGCCGAAACCTGCGGGGCGCCGATAGCGGCGCATCCTCTCTCAGCGTTCGGACCGCGCCCGTTGCACGGTCTGTGCGGCCGTCGCATTGGCAGCCCGTGCCGCGTCGGCGAGTGAGGCTCCGGCCGCGAGGTGGGCGGCCAGCGTGCCGGCGAATGCGTCGCCGGCGCCAGTGGTGTCGACGACCTCGACAGCGTGACCAGGCACGGTCGCCTCCCCGTCGGCCTCCGCGACGACGGCGCCCTGGCTGCCCGCGGTGACCACCGCCGATCGTGCCAGCCCGCCAAGACGGCGGGCGAGGTCGTGCCAATCGGTCGAGTCTGTTCCCAGGAGCGCTTGCGCCTCCCCCTGATTCACGATGACCGGGTCGGCGGCGCGCAGCACCGCATCGGGCAGAGGGCCGATCGGACTCGGATTGAGCACGAACCGGGCGCCGACGGTCGCGCACCAGGCGGCGACCGCTTCGACCACCTCCATCGGCACCTCGAGCTGGGTGAGGACCACGGCGGGGTTCAGCGCGCCGAGAGCGCTCGACACGTGCTCCGAGTCGAGGGCGCCGTTCGCGAGAGGGAGCACGACGATGCTGTTCTCGCCATCGGGGGTGAGGGTGATGTACGCGCGGCCGGTCGGTAGCGGCCCCATCCGCATGCGGGAGATATCGACGTCGGCGGCCGTGAGGGCCTCGCGGATGCGCCGCCCCGCCGAGTCGGCCCCGACCTCGCCGATCAGGGCGGTGGCGCCGACCGCGGCCGAGGCGATCGCCTGGTTTGCGCCCTTTCCGCCCGGGGTCTCCAGCAGTGCCGTTCCGGTCAGGGTCTCGCCACCGGCCGGTCGGCGCGGGGTGCTCACCACGACGTCAAGGTTCGCCGAGCCGACGACGGCCACGACTGCGGTCACTCTTTGCTCCCCGTGCTCGCGACCGATGTGACGAAGAACCGCTGCAGGCCGAGCAGCACGATCGCCGGGATCACCGCGAGGATAGCTGTCTCGGCGAACACGCGACCGTAGTCGGTCGAGAACGCTCCGAAGGCTTTCGCGATCGCCACGGGTGCGAGATCGAGCGAATCCGTCGAGGTGACCAGGATCGGCCAGAGGTAGGCCTGCCACTGGAACAGGAACAGGATGAGGCCGGCGCCGATCAGGGCCGGGCGGGTCAACGGCAGGTACACCGCCCAGAAGATGCGGAACCAGTTCGCGCCGTCGAGGTGCGCCGCCTCTGAGAGCGAGGGCGGAATGCCGAGGAAGAACTGGCGCAGCGTGAAGACGGCCAGGCCGTTCCCCAGCCCGGGCAGGATCAGCGCGAACAGGGTGTTCGTGAGCCCCCAGTCGCTGAAGCTCCGCGAGAGCGGGATGGCGATCGCCTCGAACGGCACCAGGAAGCTCAGCACGACGATCGTGAACACGCCGGAGCGGCCCCGGAACGGGATGACGGCCAGAGCGAACGCCGCCGCCGCGCTGACGGCGAGCCCGACGACGACCGTGATGGCCGCCACGAGCAGGCTGTTGCCGAGCGAGGTGAGGAAGCCGCTGTCGACGGCCGACTGCAGGTTGACGAGGGTGAAATCCTTCGGCCAGAGCGCGCTCCAGCTGAGGGGCGAGCTGCTGGCGAACGTCTCGGTGGCGGTACGGAAGGTGCTGGCGATCAGCCAGAGCACCGGCGCGAGGAACGCCAGCGACACGACGACGGCGACGACGGTGAGCAGGATACGGCCTGCGCGGGAGCGGCGCATCCTCACTCCTCCCCGTCATCGGTGCGGAGGAGCCGGAACTGCACCGCCACGATCGCGATCATGATGATGAGCAGCACCACCAGTTCTGCGGAGGCCTGGTAGGGGTCGCTGAGCTCGTAACTGCGGTGGAAGATGTCGTACATCAGAAAGTTGGAGCGTCCTTCCGGTCCGCCACCGGTGAGGATCTGCACGGGGGCGAAGAGAACGAAGTTGGCGACGGTGTCGGCGACGAGAACGAACAGCAGCGGCCGTCGCAGCATGGGAAGTGTCACCGAGAAGAAGGTGCGCAGGGCGCCGGCGCCGTCGATGCGCGCGGCTTCGTAGTACACGGGCGGGATGTCGTTGAGCCCGGCGATCAGGAACATCATCCAGTAGCCGATGCCGATCCAGCTGGCCAGCACGATGAGCGACAGGATGACCTGGTCGGGGCTCGTGAACCACGGCTGTCCCGGGATTCCGAACAATTCCAGCAGGCCGTTGACCGGCCCGTCGGGGCGCAGGGCGATGCCCCAGATGATCGTCGACCCTGCGAGGGGAACGGCGGCGGGCAGGAAGATGATGGTGCGCCACAGCCCGCTGGCGGGCAGGTTGCGAGTCAGGAGCACCGCCAGGAGCAGAGCCAGGAAGATCTGCAGCGGGTTGACGATCACGTTGAAGATCAGGGTCTGGGTCACGCTGTTCCAGAACGAGGCGCTCGAGAACATCGTGGCGAAGACGTCGAAGCCGACGAACTCCGGCGCGGCCAGGCTGCCCGGGAGGCCGGACCGGGTCGAGTCGGCGATGGCGGAGACGGTCGGCACGATGCGGAGCACGACGATGAGCACGACGGTCGGCGCCAGGAAGGCGACCGCGGCGATCAGGTTGCGGCGCGTCGTCCGGGAACGCTTCCGGCGGCCCGCGCGCGGGGGCGGGGGTGGCGCGTCGGTCGGCTTCGAGCCGACGGCGGGGGCGATGGTCATGGGGGCGTCTTTCGTCGTGCGGGGGATGGTGCGGGGCGGCCGCGTCACGGCCGCCCCGCCGGTGCTACTTCTTGTACTTGGCCCAGGCGTCGGTCAGCTGACTGGTGGCCGTCGTGAGAGCGGTCGACGCATCCGCGCCGTTGATGATGTCGTCGAACGTCTTGGTCATGATGTCCTCGAACTCGACGTAGCCGACCGTCTGCAGACGCAGGGTCGCCGTGTGCGCGAGCTCGGACTTCATCAGGTCGACCACACCCGCGAACCGCGGATCCTTGAACGTGTCCGACTCGTAGAACTTCGCACTGCCGACGAGGTTCGACGGGGGAACGGCGAGAGCGGACAGGTATTGCGCGTATCCGCCGTTGTCGATGCCCATGAACTTCATGAAGATCGCGGCCGCGTCGGCGCGGTCGGAGCTCGACTTGGGGTTGAGCCCGAGCGACCATCCGCCGGTGGGGGTCGAGGCGGTGCCGCCCGCGAACTCCGGGAAGGCGGTCACGCCGAAGTCGAGACCCTTCTCGGCGACGAACTGGGTTCCCCACCAGGGCCCGCCCACGTAGAACGCGGTCTTGCCCGCGGCGAACATGGTCGGGGTGTCGGCCACGGCCACTCCTCGCGGCGACAGACCGTCGGCGAAGAGCTTGCCGTACCAGGAGAACGCCTTCACCCAGCCGGCGTTCGTCACGTCGGGGGTCAGGTTGCCGGCGCCTTTGCCGCCGGGGCCACCGCCGGCGCTCTCGGCGAGCGGCTGCAGCTGGTAGTAGCGGTCGAGCTGGTCGAAGAGCAGGCCGTATTGGGCGCCCGCCGCTTTTGCCTTCGTGGCGTCGGCGGTCACGGTCTCCCAGGTGAGCCGGTCGGCGGGGTCGGCCGAGGGGGCCGCGATGCCGGCGGCACTGAGCAGCTTCTTGTTGTAGTACATGATGTTGGTCGACGTCTGGTACGGCATCGTCACGAGTTTGCCGTCCACCGTCGCCGCTTTGAGGCTGCCCGGGTCGACCTCGGTCGTGAGGCCGGGGAAGGTCTTGGTGAGGTCGGCCAGCCAGCCGCGGGCCTGGTAGGCGGCGGTGCGCGGCATGTCGACGTCGAACACGTCGATCGCATTGCTCGAGTTGGTGAGCCGGGCCGCGAGCACGCTGTTGTAGTCGTCGAACGGCACCGCCTCGTATTTCACCGTGATCTTCGGGTGCGCCTTCTCGAAGGCGTCGATCACGGGCTTGATCTGCGTGGCGTCGTACGCGGCGCCGGCATAGGTGATGGTGATGGGTTTCGTCGGCTCGGTCAGCGTCGACGGCCCGACTCCGTTGATGGAGCCGCTGCCGCCGCCGCTTCCGCTGCAGGCGGTGAGCACGAGGCCCGAGATCGTGAGGAGCGCTCCGGCGGTCAGCCAGCGCGTCACTCCTTTGTGAACAGCCATGTTGGGGGATTCCTACTCTGTCGTTGTGCTGCTGTGTTGGTCGGGTTCGACCGGGGATTCGGCGCTGATGCGCTCGAGGAAGAGGCGGCGGAAACCGTCGACACCGGTATCGACGGCGACTGTCGCGTTCGGGTTCCGTGCGGGTTCGAGGGCGAGCCCCCGGTTGGCGACAACGAGCCCACGCGCGAGCTCGCTGACGGTTTCGACCTGGACGTCGGCGCTCTGCCATTCCAGGAGGTCGGGATGCGTGACCGCGGCGATTACGAGCGGATCGTGCAGGAAGCACGCGGTGCGGTGTTCCGGGCGGTTCGGGAAGGCCCGGCCGAGGAAGTCGATCCAGGCGTCGGCGCAGTCGGCCGCCCACCGGCTGAACGGGTCGGACGTCTCCCGGAGGGTCGTCGCGTCGTCCCGGGTGAGCATCACCTTCGAGGTCTGGTCGAGCCCGACCATGCGGATGGCGGCGCCACTGCGCATCACGATGTCGAGGGCCTCCGGGTCGACGTAGGCGTTGAAGTCTCCGACAACGGTGATGTTCTGCGCGTAGGTCGTCGCGCTGCCGGCCATGAGGACGAGTTCGCGCACATTGGCGGCGAAGGCCGGGTCGCGTTGAATCGCCAGGGCCAGATTGGTCATGGGCCCGATCGCGATCACCACCAATTCGCCGGGCCGGTCGGCGGCGGCGCGGACCAGGTAGTCGGCCGCATGCTCGGTGTCTGACGGTCCGAGCAGCTCGGGCGCACTCGCAGCGGTGCCGGACGCGGTCTCGGGGGATCCGAGCACCGCGTCGAACAGGGCGCGCACCGGCGCCATGTCGCGCACGAGCGGCTCGGTCGCGCCGAGCAGCACAGGAAGGTTCGGCCGGCCGAGCCGTGTGACGAGGCGCCGGGCGACATCGGTGCCGGTGATCGCATCCACGTTGCCGTTGACGACCGTGAGTGCGAGCACG contains the following coding sequences:
- a CDS encoding nucleoside hydrolase — protein: MSGIPVIIDTDPGLGEPGSDIDDGLAIALALRSPELDVLALTVVNGNVDAITGTDVARRLVTRLGRPNLPVLLGATEPLVRDMAPVRALFDAVLGSPETASGTAASAPELLGPSDTEHAADYLVRAAADRPGELVVIAIGPMTNLALAIQRDPAFAANVRELVLMAGSATTYAQNITVVGDFNAYVDPEALDIVMRSGAAIRMVGLDQTSKVMLTRDDATTLRETSDPFSRWAADCADAWIDFLGRAFPNRPEHRTACFLHDPLVIAAVTHPDLLEWQSADVQVETVSELARGLVVANRGLALEPARNPNATVAVDTGVDGFRRLFLERISAESPVEPDQHSSTTTE
- a CDS encoding ABC transporter substrate-binding protein, with translation MAVHKGVTRWLTAGALLTISGLVLTACSGSGGGSGSINGVGPSTLTEPTKPITITYAGAAYDATQIKPVIDAFEKAHPKITVKYEAVPFDDYNSVLAARLTNSSNAIDVFDVDMPRTAAYQARGWLADLTKTFPGLTTEVDPGSLKAATVDGKLVTMPYQTSTNIMYYNKKLLSAAGIAAPSADPADRLTWETVTADATKAKAAGAQYGLLFDQLDRYYQLQPLAESAGGGPGGKGAGNLTPDVTNAGWVKAFSWYGKLFADGLSPRGVAVADTPTMFAAGKTAFYVGGPWWGTQFVAEKGLDFGVTAFPEFAGGTASTPTGGWSLGLNPKSSSDRADAAAIFMKFMGIDNGGYAQYLSALAVPPSNLVGSAKFYESDTFKDPRFAGVVDLMKSELAHTATLRLQTVGYVEFEDIMTKTFDDIINGADASTALTTATSQLTDAWAKYKK
- a CDS encoding choice-of-anchor Q domain-containing protein; its protein translation is MILTLERSALRTRTLLVALAVTALAAVAVSAPSPAHADPLSPQTGARITTTGTPAAGPGGHIYYVDSTSGSDINSGTSPALAWKSLARVGSGTFVPGDVVAFERGETFTGSATISSAGTAAAPIAFTAYGDGAQPILTNPGQWNMLVLDAPYLQVSNLAFTNGAVFDNADGKGISGPKYELSGAVAITANGSNSLVQDSTFSDVGVGVKTYGANSRVDHNTFQNLRIAYRGLDSGSQTSYGALGVSVDNSGVQVTSNDFINCRSTDSPYGADGGAVEIEGFLFDKNDITISHNYSRGSQGFLEVTETHSSNVTLSYNVSDDYQQFIAWDTTTTPSGYLALNNTVVRTHDSSRLIDQYYYRQAGPAPSASWLTLRNNIFSVTGAWLSFFDFPRDHNLYTSTVGIGADSAHRYALGVGDLVGSPAFTDLANHDLSLTATSAAIDNGAASASSTDLLGNPVLVGLATDMGAMEWQQPTTPGTTVVSDGGFETQTAITTSSTPWYSDGSLSTGVDVAAGKSHSGADDGWVSSTTSTAWGALRQSVAVSANSTYRMTVWVRNSSNVDNAWLGAKTTSNTVLNEVHHGTSGGVYT
- a CDS encoding carbohydrate ABC transporter permease; this translates as MRRSRAGRILLTVVAVVVSLAFLAPVLWLIASTFRTATETFASSSPLSWSALWPKDFTLVNLQSAVDSGFLTSLGNSLLVAAITVVVGLAVSAAAAFALAVIPFRGRSGVFTIVVLSFLVPFEAIAIPLSRSFSDWGLTNTLFALILPGLGNGLAVFTLRQFFLGIPPSLSEAAHLDGANWFRIFWAVYLPLTRPALIGAGLILFLFQWQAYLWPILVTSTDSLDLAPVAIAKAFGAFSTDYGRVFAETAILAVIPAIVLLGLQRFFVTSVASTGSKE
- a CDS encoding ribokinase, translated to MTAVVAVVGSANLDVVVSTPRRPAGGETLTGTALLETPGGKGANQAIASAAVGATALIGEVGADSAGRRIREALTAADVDISRMRMGPLPTGRAYITLTPDGENSIVVLPLANGALDSEHVSSALGALNPAVVLTQLEVPMEVVEAVAAWCATVGARFVLNPSPIGPLPDAVLRAADPVIVNQGEAQALLGTDSTDWHDLARRLGGLARSAVVTAGSQGAVVAEADGEATVPGHAVEVVDTTGAGDAFAGTLAAHLAAGASLADAARAANATAAQTVQRARSER
- a CDS encoding carbohydrate ABC transporter permease encodes the protein MTIAPAVGSKPTDAPPPPPRAGRRKRSRTTRRNLIAAVAFLAPTVVLIVVLRIVPTVSAIADSTRSGLPGSLAAPEFVGFDVFATMFSSASFWNSVTQTLIFNVIVNPLQIFLALLLAVLLTRNLPASGLWRTIIFLPAAVPLAGSTIIWGIALRPDGPVNGLLELFGIPGQPWFTSPDQVILSLIVLASWIGIGYWMMFLIAGLNDIPPVYYEAARIDGAGALRTFFSVTLPMLRRPLLFVLVADTVANFVLFAPVQILTGGGPEGRSNFLMYDIFHRSYELSDPYQASAELVVLLIIMIAIVAVQFRLLRTDDGEE